The bacterium genome includes a window with the following:
- a CDS encoding fumarate hydratase, whose product MFKYQKPFPIKKDPTAYRLITKDYIKTVKVKDKTILKIDPKGLELLAAEALKDVSFFLRPAHLEKLSKILKDPEASDNDRFVAHTLLQNSVVASKGQLPTCQDTGTAIIMAKKGQNVWTDVDDCEALSKGICKTYQSENLRYSQLAPLSMFSEKNTGTNLPAQIDIYSVPGNEYHFVFLAKGGGSANKSYLFQKNKSLLNEESLTQFLRDEIKKLGTAACPPYHLAIVIGGTSAEANLKVVKQASAGELDYLPTEGNAGGQAYRDLEWEKKAHVIANESGIGAQFGGKYFVHDVRVIRLPRHAASCPVGIGVSCSADRNIKAKITPKGIYLEKLERNPEKYLPKTPPTLEKPVVINLNRPMKDVLAELSQYPIKTRLILNGTLIVARDIAHAQIKKLLDEGKSMPEYFKKYPVYYAGPAKTPEGMPSGSFGPTTAQRMDPYVDLFMQHGGSMIMLAKGNRTSVVKDACKKYGGFYLGSIGGPAAILAKENILSVDVVDFPELGMEAVRKIEVKNFPAFIITDDKGNDFFECDNSHFKV is encoded by the coding sequence ATGTTTAAATATCAAAAACCCTTCCCCATTAAAAAGGATCCAACCGCTTATCGTCTTATTACCAAAGATTATATTAAAACGGTAAAGGTAAAGGATAAAACCATTCTTAAAATCGATCCCAAGGGACTCGAGTTACTGGCTGCCGAAGCTTTAAAGGATGTTTCGTTTTTTTTACGTCCGGCTCATCTCGAAAAATTATCTAAAATTTTAAAAGACCCCGAAGCTAGCGATAACGACCGTTTTGTGGCGCATACGCTCTTGCAAAATTCGGTTGTGGCTTCTAAGGGGCAATTGCCTACCTGCCAGGATACAGGAACAGCCATCATCATGGCTAAAAAAGGACAGAACGTATGGACCGATGTGGATGATTGTGAAGCTTTATCAAAAGGAATTTGTAAAACATATCAGAGTGAAAATTTACGCTATTCGCAACTGGCACCCTTAAGCATGTTTAGCGAAAAAAATACCGGCACCAATTTGCCGGCGCAAATTGATATTTATTCGGTGCCTGGCAACGAATATCATTTTGTGTTTTTGGCCAAAGGTGGTGGGTCGGCCAATAAATCGTATTTATTTCAGAAAAATAAATCACTTTTAAATGAAGAAAGTCTTACGCAGTTTTTGCGCGACGAAATTAAAAAACTGGGCACGGCTGCCTGTCCACCTTACCATTTGGCTATTGTTATTGGTGGCACTTCGGCCGAGGCCAATTTAAAGGTGGTGAAGCAAGCCAGTGCCGGCGAGCTCGATTATTTGCCCACAGAGGGGAATGCGGGAGGGCAGGCTTATCGCGATTTGGAATGGGAAAAGAAAGCACATGTTATAGCTAATGAAAGCGGCATAGGCGCGCAATTTGGCGGTAAATATTTTGTGCATGATGTGCGTGTTATTCGTTTGCCGCGTCATGCGGCTAGTTGCCCTGTAGGAATTGGTGTGAGCTGTTCGGCTGATAGAAATATTAAAGCTAAAATTACACCCAAAGGTATTTATTTGGAAAAGCTGGAACGAAATCCCGAAAAATATTTACCAAAAACCCCACCCACTTTGGAAAAACCGGTGGTCATTAATCTTAATCGTCCCATGAAAGACGTTCTGGCCGAGTTATCGCAATATCCTATTAAAACGCGTCTCATTTTAAATGGAACACTCATTGTGGCGCGTGATATTGCCCATGCCCAAATTAAAAAGTTGCTAGACGAGGGTAAGTCTATGCCGGAATATTTTAAAAAATATCCTGTTTATTATGCAGGGCCCGCTAAAACACCCGAAGGCATGCCCAGCGGCAGTTTTGGCCCCACTACAGCGCAGCGTATGGACCCATACGTTGATCTTTTTATGCAACATGGCGGTAGTATGATTATGCTGGCTAAAGGGAATCGCACTTCTGTTGTGAAGGATGCTTGTAAAAAATATGGCGGATTTTATCTGGGTTCTATTGGTGGGCCGGCTGCTATTTTAGCTAAAGAAAATATTTTAAGTGTGGATGTGGTTGATTTTCCCGAATTGGGCATGGAGGCTGTGCGTAAAATTGAAGTTAAAAACTTTCCGGCCTTTATTATTACCGACGATAAAGGAAACGATTTTTTTGAATGCGATAACAGTCATTTTAAGGTTTAA